In the Pseudomonadales bacterium genome, GTTACTTTTGCTGTTTTTTGGATGATGCAGGGTTTGATCAGCACCGGTCAATCGGTATTAGAGCAAACTGAATACGCTAAGCTGGTAGACTTTGTCGATCTATCACAAGACGATGATTTACAGACCAAAGAGCGTAAACCCAAAAAACCGCCTGCGCCTCCCAAGGAACCACCAAAGCCTGAGATGCCTAAACCAAGCACAGATGCGAATCAGGTCAATGTATTTGATATC is a window encoding:
- a CDS encoding protein TonB — protein: MLQVLPRLLAAFVLALLVTFAVFWMMQGLISTGQSVLEQTEYAKLVDFVDLSQDDDLQTKERKPKKPPAPPKEPPKPEMPKPSTDANQVNVFDI